The sequence below is a genomic window from Pangasianodon hypophthalmus isolate fPanHyp1 chromosome 27, fPanHyp1.pri, whole genome shotgun sequence.
GCCACAACCTGAGATAGTTTTTAAGACAGATTTATGAACAAAGACCTAGCACACACCCGTTCTGAACTATAGTTGAGGCTTGTTCACTTCTTAGAAGCCTGGGACATGATTTCTGATACAGCCCTAAACGAGCTCCCATATAAGGGCTTCCTCATCCTGTATTCTGCTGGATGTAGACTGCTGCTGCTAAAGGGATGGGGATGAAAACACTCCTtgtaggaagaaagaaagaaagtggaaCACTACCTCTCACAATGAGCAGGAccttgtgtttatgtgtgtgtgtgcgtgtgtgtgtgtgtgtgtgagagtgagagagagacagtgtgtgtgaagacgGATGTCAAAGAACTATGCACTGTGTACCTGGAGCTCTCTGTTCCTCTACAGTCAGTCATCGTGACTGCATTGTGGGTTTAATTTATTCTGGTATTTTAGTGTTATTCATTTTGAGACTCTGGATCTGGATATGGGTCACAACAGTGAGTGGTGCAAGGAAAAACATAATTTTCCAGCTTTCACTTTTTTACCCCAAATGTAATTTGACATGCTTGGTATGTTTAGTTTTGCTCTGGTTTTGAAATTctgtctcacccaaaatctttttcATAAATACATGCCCATATCTTTATATATTTGCTTCACACTGTACTGTTAAACTACACAATCTAAGTCAAAAGGGGGATTTCATTATCATCAGCATCTGGCCTATTCATAATTATTGGGTTTTTATGATTTGACATTTCATGATGATATTTCGTATGATATTTCATACTGTGTCTTGAACCATATGGATGataggggtttttttttggtatgccTACCTGACATTACTGAGGAACTGGATGTAGTCCTGAGATATTTATGAGATTAGATAGAcgtccattacttgttagctgcATTTGCTTTATAACTCCAGAAGCAAATGTCATCATACATTTGGGGTACATGGAATGTTGTggatatttaatgtttttttaaatacttttttaaaacaggaGATGACTCGCCCCCTGGTGGAGCTCATCTGTGCaatgctggttttcttttattttgtgacCACAGGATTCACTTTCACATGGAAAACAGCTTTTACAGCACAAGGAGCCTGGTGTATCTGTGCGCATTGtctgtttgagagagagagagaggatgtgtgtgtgcgtgtgtatgcgtgcatgATACAGATggtgtgatattttatttatgaagtaCATGttttgaatgtatgtatgtgagtgagtgagtcataATCATGTGACTAACACAGAATGAGTCCTTCTTGTCCATGGGGCTCCACATGTCAAGTACTTTTGGCTTTTTAAAAGCCAGATAGATGTACATATGAATAAATTAACCAATTTGACCACAACAAGCGTGTTTGGgtctcatttttattattgtcaaTGACTGTGGATCTTTCCAgaagtttcatttttataaatatctaTAACCTAGACAAACAAAGCTCTCTATTTAAATCCACTAAGGATAAATAATCAAGAGATACAGTAGTTCTGTATGTTCTGTATGTGTCTGTGATAAGCACCAGGGACAGTGAACTGTGGCAGagcagtcatttttaaaagtgagAGGGACTCGGCTGTCAGTAACTCGCCCACATCCTGGGCAGACATacagtaccagtcaaaagtttggacacaccttctccttcagtggtttttctttatttttattattttcaacattgtacattaatactgaaggcatccaaactatgaaagaacGTGTATGaaattatgtagtaaacaaaaaagtgttaaacaacccagaatatgttttatagttTAGATTGTCCAAAGTAGCTACATTTAGCTTTGATGACAGCTTGGCACACTCATGGCATTCTCTCATCAGATTCATGAGGCAGTCACCTGGAATAGTTTTCGTTTCACAGGTGTGCCTTGTCAAGAGTtaatttgtgacatttcttgCCTTCTTAATGTGCTTTAGACCATCAGTTGTCTTGTGCAGAGGAAGGGTGGGTACAATATCCCTATTAGTGCTACTACAACTACTGTACACATCCATATTATGGCAAGAAACAGTCAGTTAAGTAAAGAGCAAAGACAGTCCatcattattttaagaaatgaaGGTCAGTCAATCAGGCCTTCATGGTTGAATTGCGGCAAAGAAACCATTACTTCAGAAGAACAACAAGGAGAAGAGACCTGCTTGGGCCGAGAAACACAAGGAATGAACATTAGATCAGTGGAAAACTGTcctttggtctgatgagtccaaatttgagatttttggttctAACCGCTGTGTCTTTGTTAGACGTAGAGAGGGTGAACGGATGGTTCCTGAATGTGTGgttcccactgtgaagcatggaggaggaggtgtgatggtgtgggggtgCTTTGCTGGTGACACTGTTGGTGACTTAGTCAAAATTGAGGGCACACTTAACCAGCATGGCTACCACAGCTTTTTGCAGACATGCCATCCCATCTGGTTTGCACTTAGTGctatcatttgttttgttttccaccTCTAGGTTATGTAAGAGCTATTTGTCCAAGAaggagagtgatggagtgctGCATCAGATGACCTGGCCTCCACAATCACCTGATCTATATCCAGTTGAGATGGTTTGGGATGAGTTGGATCAGAGAGTGAAGGAAAAGCACCCAACAAGTACTTAACACCTCTGGGAACTCCTTCAAGATTGTTGGAAAACCATTTCAGGTGACTACCTCATGAGGCTGACTGAGAGAATGCCAAGAGTGTGCAACGCAAAAGGTGGCTACTTtgaagaattaaaaatataaaacacattccGGGTTATTTAACAAGTTTTTGTTCACTACATAATTCCATAcgtgttctttcatagtttggatgtcttcagtattaatatacaatgttgaaaacaataaaaaataaagaaaaaccactgaataagaaggtgtgtccaaaccTTTGACTGGTACtgtacacaatatggccaaaagtatgtggatctCAATGCATCAATAACTGTGTTGTTTATATGTGTGAAAAGGTGCAAATCAAAACCTTTACACTGTTTCCAGTTGACTTCTGTCCTTCTGATCCTTTCTCCACTGATACTGCCACTGCTTGTGTCTCCTATATCAGAGCTGAGCATAAACAAAGCAggcaattaaaaagaaaaacagcttaAGGAATTCCACTCATAACAACTAGCTTAgatcacaaaaatacacaagaaCACAATTACTCATTAAGTGATGCTAGTTTTGTGTTATATAGTATTTGTGCTATATTAGTAGGAATGCTATAACTGCTCGTATATGTACATAACTGTCCATTACTGCTCTTTTTCACCAATTTTTCACCTGCAGTTTTACACTTTGACCTGTAGATGGCGAGCAAGTGCTCTGATTAGAAGTTTTAGTTTTTATGTAGATGATttaagtgtgtaaagtgtgtaaagcgTGACTGTGCTGCGCTtgcgaccaatcactgatcaccattgttcccaatgaccaatcactgaggAGCACTGTCTCCCAACGACCAATGACTGATCAGTACTGTTTGTCCCACCCTCTCACGTCTtcgttttttgttttaaactctcttcttggagatatttacatgtaataAATTTTACTAACTGTTTGGTAgacaaaaagcaaataaatatagagaagaataaatgagtaaataaacttacaaaaaaaaaaaaagaacaataccGAATCTAACAAAGCAACTAACTATCGCCAGGGGGCGCACAAGCAAAATTAAACAGGTGTTAAAGTAggtaaacattaaacacactatGTTGTTAATAATGTACTTCTgggaaaatattatatacacaaatCTAAGTACTTGAAAATTAAACCAAcgttttgtgcattttattatGAGTTTATTTCTTATACAAAAGCCTTCaaagtgatgaaaaagaaaaatgcaataaatattttGTCCTTTATAGAAGAATATGATTTACAGGAAAAACCCTAGCCcccttttatgttttttttttttttcataaatatatatgtatatatatttgtatttcttcgtgcacctgttctgtatattctaatgtaaaaatgtactgaTATTGCCACGTTGTTTGTACATGGCTAATTGCttaataaagggaaaaaaattaaacacaatatGATAACGCACAAATGCCAAAAACCAGCGGAAGATTTGCGACACTCTTTGATCTTGCCGCCACGCAGTCACGTGGTCAACCTGTTTGAACGGGTTGAAGTAGGACAGAGCAGCAGCGATTATATTTGCAGCAACTTTCGGTAAACATTAACGCATAATGTGCGCTGATTACTAAGTTGACTACATTTACAGTAGCATTTTTTTCCTGGGGAGTAACGTAGAGACAGTATTAATcagtttttctgtttaattttggAGGGAAGAGGGATTGCTTCCATAAAGTGAATACATTTCCAGTATTTatgcattaatatttttcttatgCGTCTATGGTCATAATTACACACATGTTAAGACATTCACATAAGCATGCATAACAAGTGAATATCAATGAATGCAAGCAACTGCTCAATTTAACCCAAGAAAGAAGTTTAGTCAATAGTGCAAAATAAACAAGGCAACTGTCgtggcaaatacttctgcaaatcagaataagaaatatGAGTTACAAAGtcaaggggttctggatgccaaaaatctatagactttattgaatcaaacaacaaacccgagatggtctgcagagcacctgatttacatagtcgtggcccatgcttttatacaattctgaAACAATAATCTCATTGggtggagttttctcttttttcttttaatcacacacctgcttctcgtcacaattatttcactgtccccttatcttagttttaaccgcggcgagagttcagtcagtttatgtttcaaaaacaacattagccttcaccttaaaaAAACTCCATCTTCAAGGTCACACCAGTCCGTTCTGACAGAAACATCCCTGCAGGACCACAGGCCCAAAGTCACCCTTCCAAATGTActagaaatggtacagtgtagtatataaatgaagctctaaaagttaatacatgaggtgatttaaggtcacttttcaatactgttgcatagctactgattgatataatactgattaacaaatgatattgatatagataacaGAAAATTCCTCCATACAACCAATTGCATTTAACCAaacatttcattctttaatatatCCAGGGAGAGGGTAGATAGGTTTCTCTTTGAATGGGCAGACTTCATAGACACTCCTTTGAAGaggaacagaaagagaaagatctGGGCACCTGGCCATGATCCATAAACTTTACTCGATGAGTACTGCTCAAAATATTTCCAGATACACATGCAAGAGCCACAGAGGCAAATTCTTATCTATATAAAGATAGCAAAAATGTTCAAACTCCATGCCAGAAGTAATGCAACAGTTACCTGAACTGTAGTAGCTACTGTAGAAACTAAAGCTGTCAGACAAATGTAGTGGAGTAAAAAGTGCAATATTTGCCTCTGAGATGTAGTGGAGTAAACGTAGAAAGTTGCATTAAAGGGAAATACTCAAGCAAAGTACAAGTACCTTATATCTGTACTTAAGTATAGTACTTGAGTAAATGTACTTAGTTGCATCCCACCACTGGAAGCAGACCATGTCGAAGGCCTCAGAGGAGACCGGGTCTTGAGTCGAGTCGAGTCGGACCTGTTGCTGCTGGAGAGAACTGGGAGTAGTAAAGAAAGATGAAACTGTGTTAAGGTTAATAAGTTGAAGGACATTGATTAAATACACAACAAAAGCCAATGTTTCCCAAAGATTTTAATGAGGTAGAGATTACAGAATACACACCTACAGTTAGGTCCATACGTATTTGGATATTGGCgtgatttacattacatttacatagaATCGGAAAGTAAATAATGACTATGAAGTTCAAGTGCAAAAATGTGGGAGAGAGCTTGTCTGAGTTATTGTTGGTGGGGTATGGAATTTGCACTCCACTACTCTTACAATATAGTCCTGCAATAAATCCTACCTTTGGTTATAATGCATCCACATTTATGCTGCTGATCTTATCACCCACAACTGATTAACACCTCCGCACTGTCTAGACACAAACTAGCTGTGTTATCTAGTTGAGCTAGCTACCATTCATTGAAATTAGATTTACTAATAGGGTACGGTCTTGTACTAAGCGTTGCTAactttaacaacaaatcacaaatcacCGAAGATAAACTTTGTATGATAACGAACGCTAATAACTGCAATTAATTTGAGGTAAATGTAGGCCAACTGACATCTGGTTATGGTAGCTAGTGAAGTGTTGCTCATACTAGCTAACTGCAATTAGAATTTAAGAATCTAACTAGCTATTATCTAATGATAAACATTAATGAAAGtgttaaaatgtcaaaaaatgcAGTGATTTCATCAGTTTACCAGAGAGTGTGTTTGGGAAACATTGAAATGAGTGGGGTTCAGTGTTTGTAACCCATTACACGTGTCACTTCCTCATTCTCTGATTACAGCAGAAGTCAATGGCAGTGTCGCAACTCTCTATTATAGCAGCACTGGCTATAACTAGAACATATGTTCCAGGTTTTATTAGCCTTCTTCTTAGTAATGGTAGACAAAGTATTAAAGTGACACACAAGTCCTTTTTAAAAGAGCCAAACCAGGGTtttagtgaagtgacttgtggccaagtacggtgacccatactcggaatttgtgctctgcatttaacccatccaagtgcacacacacagtagtgaacacgcacacacacacacacacacacagtgaacacacacccggagcagtgggctgccttttttgctgcggcgcccttgaaaatatttacaagtaataaaattgttataaaaaaaattgagttaCCATTTCCTTCATGACGATTCAACTTTCATGACTACTTGTTGTtcttaaaagtgttttatttcctaaatGCGTTAAAGTTTAGTTTGTGCATGGTGTCATGACCAAAGATGACTTCTTTCAACAAGAAATAAAGTATTTAAGAAAtcagttattattttctgttctggttgggggttcgaatccggagtttgcatgttctctctgtgctttgggggtttccttcGGGTagtccagtttcctccccaagtcccaagacatgcgttgtaggctgattggtatttccaaattgtctgtagtgtgtgaacgggtgtgtgattgtgccctgcaatgggttgcaccccgtccagggtgtcccctgccttgtgccccgagtcccctgggatagactccaggctccctgcgaccctgtgtaggataagcagtacataGAATTGATGGATGTACTCTAATTTGCAATTTGATATGGCATTGATCATCATGAATAatttatatgcaaattagtccaTGACATCatctagtgactttttgagtGCACTTTACCTACTTTTCTCTGAAATGAGTTGGTAACACTGAGCAGTAGACAGGTGATGACTTTTATTTCAGGTGTGGAACAATGGACTTCCAAACAGATGTTTTAGCctaagcaaataaaataaatccacaaATAGGCCTCCACATACTTTGCTTGTTTGGAAGAAAGATGTAATCgtctttcattttttactgACGTGAAAAGGGGATGAGAATACATAAGTCCGCTTGCAGGTTCATTATCATTCACTAACCCCAGCTTCGTTACAATGTGGTCAGGTCATTTTTTAGCACACTTGGCACCAAACACATCCTAgataatatcatttttatatcaGAATATAATCAGCACAAGTCCCCTGTGTCTACTACTATCCCCTTGATGGTGAGAATTACCTGGGAAATATTTTGTTCGTGTACACACGCATACCGAGACTATGGAAAAGTCCACCTGATGAGAATACATGCAAAGCTAAGCGAACTGCTCAGCCTTGTACTGCTCTCACGGTTGATGTAGCTGACCATTGTCTGAGTGAACCAACACATGGGGATATCTCAGAACTGGTAAAAAGAACTTGAAGGCCAGATGGACTGCCCACAGTTGAAACTGGCTGATGTGTTCTTATCTTAAACCAGGGGGTCACATGTCCTCTCTAACTCTGTGGCACCACATTGATTCCTAGGCGGTAAGGGAAGTGTAGGAAGTGGACCACTTTGATTAGAAACACTTTGTGTCACCAGCCATCCAAAGCATGTGCCTGTCTAGCTGAGATAAGGACACAGCTTTCTTTGCAATGTATGCAAGCAGCGCTGTCCCCTGACTGGGTCCTATGTGCCCCCAACAAGCAGTTTGTAATTCAGGACATCCCCACCCTTCTCACATACATTGCAACACTCAATGTCACAGTGAACTCAAAAAAGAGCTCCTTAACACTCAAGCAGGCCGCataattaattagtttatttcaAATACTGTCATCAGGactcactgatctgatgtagtGTCTGCCCAATCAGCAATGGCTTTGACTGTAGCGTATCCTTTTGCCAGCCCCTTTCAAGGGTGTGCTTAGTGATATTCTTTATTAGAGCTGTCTTGGACCATCCCACCAGTTGGACGGGGGCACTCAGATACCAATAATGATGGGCGGTGGAGGTTTGGGCGTTGGAACACAGAAGAGCATaacctcattcattcattgtcagTACCTGCTTTATTCTTAttttgcagtggatccagaccCTGTCCCAGTAACACTGTGTGCAGATAATTCACcatggatgggatgccaatccatcacagggcaccatgcacacctATTTCCACACTCATTGATgcataggggcaatttagcatagccagtccccctagcggcatgtttttggacaatgGGAGGAAATCTGAGAGCCTTGAGgtaacccacatggacacggggagaacatgcaaaactccatacagacagtaacgcaatctcaggatcaaactggagaCCTTGGCGCTCTGAGGTGGCAGCACTACTCACCGTGCAACCGTGCAGCTCAAATCATAAACTCCCCTCCATATTTAACAATTAAGATACATTAATACCAACTGTTTATGGAGTGTTTTTACTTGAATCAATCAGcttctttctgtgttttgttatgCTGCAATACACAACATTTTTGGGAGAGGAaaaaatgtctgccaaattaATGGTAATgtataagaagaagaaggagaagaagaagaagaagaagaatatatattgacaaaaatattgaaaaaatattacacttttgcacagtaatgtacAACAGGTTACTCAAAATATTTGGTAATATTGGTAAATATTGGTACATTTTCTAGATGACACCTTGGTAATTGGCCTAAGTATTGTGgtatttattgtatatagtGAAACTGTCTTCaggtattgtgatatgatattaaaTATCACTCGGGCCTAGTGGTTTGGTATTACATACATCACTGTGGTGTTTCGAAATAAAGGATGACACACAGGCTTTAATCTAATTTATTGTAGTGTTTATTCATCAGAATAGAATCTAAGTGATCTAAAATGAGGAAATGATCTGTTAAAAAgtgaagaagaaataaatatctctccttttttgttttctgcttttttcttctttaagaGGAAAAGCGTTTATTGATTTACATTCCATTTAAAAAGATGCCCTACTACCTGCTCTAATCTCACACCATTGTTCTAACGTCATTACACTAAACTCAAATGTCtgtttggacacacacacatgcacacacacacatataccctGTTATCTCTTGGCATTATCTCCGCTGTTCCTGTAATGCTGCACGTACATTTGGTACATGTTGACAATGTGATGGTTAAATTGGCGTACCATAAACTTCTTATTTGAGCCTAACATCGATCAGTAGAACAAGAATGAAATGTAAACATGGAGCAGGCACGAACACTGAtactgagaaataaaataaatgtatatatgaataaaatgtcaaatgtaaaattacaaaatattcaaataaaatgaatttgtaTGAAACTTATtgttatacatttaatttaaaagttttgTATGATTGCATGGCAACTGCAGGTCATGTCACAGAACTTGTATAAGTCCATCGCTCTTCTGTGGAAGAACAACTGTTCTCTTGGCCTGAGCACATTCCAGGTGGCGGAAAATATGACGAATAAGAAGAATGTAAAGGTGAGGTTAGCCTAGTTTTCCACTGTACTTCAAGCCAGCATATATCCCTCcacctacacacagacagacacacagacaaggTTTATTGTCACATAATGCTCACACAACATAATCTACAATATGATATTTGCCTAGCACCTGTTTTATGTCTCTCAATGTATTTGAACAGAATTTAAATATGTTTGGTTAAACATGTTAGGTGAAAGGTCTAATCGTTATAAAGTTGTTTTTGAAGAGGTGAAAGACAGCTAAGCAGCCACAGTCATGCATTCTgagtattatattataaaactcATAAACACATCTCCATCCCTGTTTCCAACCTTGTATTAAACTCAaactcctttttatttttagttattttgcttttttttctcttattaataatcttatttgccttattctatctatctatctatctatctatctatctattcttatttttatgttctatagttttttttaaatgtaataatttaaaatttgtattttgtaaaagtGTAATTATTACCTATAATGGCCCTCTCTATGTATctacttttgttcattttgtcaattttgttcctttattttttattattattattattattattattattattattattattattattattattattttcttttatatctgAATTAAATACATCTGTCAtaggcaaaaatattttttgatatgATATGCATTTCAAATATACTGCATGTACATAGGCAGTATACTTATCTGtaactgatctgtgtgtgtgtgtgtgtgtgtgtgtgtgtgtgtgtgtgtgtgtgtgtgtgtgtgtgtatgtgtgtgtgttccagttgCTCACCCAGCAAGCCCACCCCGGCGATTGTGCCTACTGCTACTCCTGCTGCCTCGCCTGCGGTTAAACCACTCTGTGTATTGCCACCGGGGCCGACAGTGGAGTTGGTCATGGGTTCGATTGTACCTGGGTCTGGAGTTCCAGtggagtttgtgtttgtttcaggCTCAggggtagtagtagtattagtagtagtattagtagtactcgtagtaggagtagtagttgtagtaggagtagtagtcgtagtaggaggaggaggagtagtagtagtagtagtagtagtagtagtagtaggtgGATCAGTTACAGGAGTGGATAAAGTAGTGGTGCTCTCTGTTGTAGCACTTTCAGTGACTGGGGGTAAGACAGTAGTACAGGAAACTgttgaaagaaacagaaaggagATGATTGAAGTTGGCCTTTTCTATATGACTTTACtacatgattttaaaaacaaatatattcattttattgcaGTGTATGTATCCAAATCCAATGTATCAAAATCCAAAAACCCACATGGCACAACCAAGGAACCAGATCGTCTGTATTTTGCAGCATTTTAAGTACTGACAAATAGCGTAAGCAAAAATGCTGCCAAATGCAGTATATCTGTTTCCATCGTTTGTGTCGGGTGTCATAACAGAAGTTTAGACGTTGAGCTTTTTCGAATGCGTACACATTTCAGTGAACCTTGTAATTTGTGTTAATAGATTTGCTTTTGAAATCAATACTTTTGCAATGATATAAACAAATATGGCACCAGACATTTTGCATTTTCCAGAATTTCAATCACTGACAAAAATCTAAGAACAAAAACACTTAAAAGGGCTAAATCATCGCATTTAATCTCTCACACTACCAAATCATCTGCTTCTGGTCAAACCCGATTAAATTCTTGACCTCAAACCCGATAAATTCTTGAAAGACTGAGACACAATATGGCTAATTATCCTGTAGCATGAATCCAGGTATAAAGTATGTGATTTTATTCCTGATTGTCATTGGATTGGATTTTCACGACAGAAACTGTATCAGAAATGACGGGACAGATAATCTGGTGTTTCACTTCAGATTAAACAAAGACCTTCAAATATTTACCACTACAGAGCAATgttcatactgtttttttttttgcatttgaagTGACAAAATGTGCTATGTGTGCAATATCCAAAACTTTACATTTCTTGCAACTGAATATTGGATATGTTGGGCATCACTTGGCCAGAGAAATAGCACTGAATAAAGTACAGATACAGTTCAATAAAAACTAAAAGTAATTAAAGCAAATAGGATGTAATATTAGAATAGAGTAGTTCTTTATAATCCACAGCCTAATCTTTTGGTATGTATTAAATCCTTTCAAATTAGTATTGAACTTTCTTTTGtctggatttattttaattccacCAGCTTTTGTAAGCTTCATTACTTTTGTAAGCTTAGTTAAATAATTGATTAATGTTTGATGGATAATTTTAAGAATTGACTGAAACAAACTGTTTGTGCAACCAAATGTGCAATAACTAGTGCCAAGACTAGCCATAATGtaccaaataaaaaacattctcATAGTTTTCCtctcatatatcatatattatagTTACTCTCATACCTGCTTTGAGCAGCATGATGTACAAAATGACGTACAGGCTTCCAGACATAGCTCAGTGAGACGGGAAGTGCTAAGATGgacatgaaaaagagaaaagtattCAAAAATCAAGTACTGGACACACAGTAACattgcattaatattaaaatggtggtaaaacatatatatttaaaaaaaaaaaatttttatatatatatatatatatatatatatatatatatatatatatatatatatataatataatgtgtatatgtaatatacacaatataatgtgtaatataatatatataatgtgtctgtgtgtgtgaaaaatattttaataaaaaatattttaacaaaagtCAGCTCATCACTGATGTTTCTTCTCCATTAAAAGAAGTATACCGCTTCGAAACTTTGATTATGTAAGGTTTTGCTGAAAGTCACAAAAAAGGCAGCTCACAAAACAACCTACTTTCACAAAAACAGATTTGAAACAGTGCATAATTATAGCACAGTTCAGGAAACACTAACCTGAACATCAGACAAATGAAACAGTAAAACTACCTTTTATTCAGATGGATtcttctctgttcctctctgcttTGGGTTGGTGTGAAGTTTGACCCCTTCTGGTTCCTTGTTTTTATACCCAAACAGCTCTCCCCATTTAGACCCTCCTACAATTGCCATCACCATGGCGATCTTCTGCATGACCATCTATAAATTAGACATAtcataaatgtgtttatgatggAGGTGTCATAAAAAAGCTATATCTGTGCTCATTTCCAAGAAGCCTCTTTATCAGCATGAAGCTTATGACGGAATTATTGTGGTGATATTAAGATGATGTGTTTAGGTAGAACAGAAAGAGGAAGTCACCTTAGACAGCACTGGGATAAAAGTCTGGGGAATGGTTAAGGAAATGGTGAATTTTATTCATGCTGTGTAGTTTAT
It includes:
- the LOC113531664 gene encoding adipocyte plasma membrane-associated protein Hemomucin translates to MSGSLYVILYIMLLKAVSCTTVLPPVTESATTESTTTLSTPVTDPPTTTTTTTTTTTPPPPTTTTTPTTTTTPTTSTTNTTTNTTTTPEPETNTNSTGTPDPGTIEPMTNSTVGPGGNTQSGLTAGEAAGVAVGTIAGVGLLGGGIYAGLKYSGKLG